In Sandaracinaceae bacterium, the following proteins share a genomic window:
- the murG gene encoding undecaprenyldiphospho-muramoylpentapeptide beta-N-acetylglucosaminyltransferase, whose translation MSRKIIVAGGGTGGHLFPGIAVIEELRRRDSHVEVLFVGTERGIEARVIPARGERLETMEVTPLKGQNPIALLKSVARLPGALGRATTLVRDFAPDLVLGVGGYASGPLLLAASRLGVPTALLEQNAHVGLTNRLLAGRVGRAYVTFDETVERFGTERARLVGNPVRRDFVSAAQRAVTDPIGFEARATDILVLGGSQGARALNQTIPEALAKAGLRDAKVRVVHQTGAAMRDEVEARYRELGVDAEVKSFIDDMARAYANATLIIGRAGATTLAEICAVGRPSVLIPFPFAADDHQGKNAEALEAAGAAICIREEALTADGLAATVRQLLGDAALRRRMSDAARGRGRPDAAAAIVDDVCDWLGWDDVRGGGGSEPLEASETEPATDDAPPDAGEDTELAPKSLRGVRPYIPRVRDVRACLSAPSPALRRRVTVGDASWE comes from the coding sequence ATGAGTCGGAAGATCATCGTGGCGGGCGGCGGTACGGGCGGGCACCTGTTCCCGGGCATCGCGGTCATCGAAGAGCTGCGGCGGCGCGACAGCCATGTCGAGGTGCTCTTCGTGGGCACCGAGCGCGGCATCGAAGCGCGCGTGATCCCTGCGCGCGGAGAGCGCCTCGAGACCATGGAGGTGACGCCGCTCAAGGGGCAGAACCCCATCGCGCTGCTCAAGAGCGTGGCGCGACTGCCGGGCGCGCTCGGCCGCGCCACCACGCTGGTGCGCGACTTCGCGCCGGACCTCGTGCTGGGGGTGGGCGGCTATGCCTCGGGGCCGCTGCTGCTGGCCGCGTCGCGCTTGGGTGTGCCCACCGCACTGCTGGAGCAGAACGCGCACGTGGGCCTCACCAACCGGTTGCTGGCAGGCCGCGTGGGCCGCGCCTACGTGACCTTCGACGAGACCGTCGAGCGCTTTGGCACGGAGCGAGCGCGGCTGGTGGGCAACCCCGTACGGCGCGACTTCGTGAGCGCGGCGCAGCGGGCCGTGACCGACCCGATCGGCTTCGAGGCGCGGGCCACCGACATCCTGGTGCTGGGCGGCTCGCAGGGTGCGCGTGCGCTCAACCAGACCATCCCCGAGGCGCTCGCCAAGGCGGGCCTGCGCGACGCCAAGGTGCGCGTGGTGCACCAGACCGGCGCCGCCATGCGCGACGAGGTGGAGGCGCGCTACCGCGAGCTGGGTGTGGACGCCGAGGTGAAGAGCTTCATCGACGACATGGCGCGCGCCTACGCGAACGCCACGCTCATCATCGGCCGCGCAGGGGCCACCACCCTCGCCGAGATTTGCGCCGTGGGGCGCCCCTCCGTGCTCATCCCGTTCCCCTTCGCCGCCGACGACCACCAAGGCAAGAACGCCGAGGCGCTCGAGGCTGCCGGCGCCGCTATCTGTATCCGCGAAGAGGCCCTCACCGCCGACGGCCTCGCCGCCACCGTGCGCCAGCTGCTGGGGGACGCTGCCCTGCGCCGCCGCATGTCCGATGCGGCGCGTGGCCGTGGGCGCCCCGACGCGGCCGCCGCCATCGTGGACGACGTGTGCGACTGGCTGGGCTGGGACGACGTGCGTGGCGGCGGCGGGAGCGAGCCCCTCGAGGCCAGCGAGACCGAGCCGGCCACCGACGACGCGCCGCCGGACGCTGGCGAGGACACCGAGCTTGCTCCAAAGTCCCTGCGCGGGGTGCGCCCCTACATCCCGCGCGTGCGGGACGTCCGCGCGTGCCTCTCGGCTCCTTCCCCCGCGCTGCGCCGTCGCGTCACCGTGGGCGACGCCAGCTGGGAGTGA
- the ftsW gene encoding putative lipid II flippase FtsW, whose product MSVLDRFRALREARAEEAAVSAPTRARESRPDGTEPRVVTRNVSMRPGAPDSVAAPVATPKQAPAGRFPRVTGTADVVLAATIIGLVFFGVVMVYSASGSLATSLFDDGYHYLIRQAIYAVVGLGIMVIVARVDYHRYQAAYVTYPILMAAFALLVVVALGGGRTVGGAARWIDLKVVRVQPAEIAKLAIIFYLSYSLSKKRDQLRDFKIGFLPHILVAGVFMLLCQMQPDFGSAVMIGVLTVVLLFTAGTRVNYILGAAAIGIPLAYALITNSEYRMRRIEAFVNPFADRAGVGYQIAESLISFAQGGMWGVGIGDSRQKHAFLPEAHTDFISAIVGEELGLLGVSVLLLAFVLLVYRGLRAAMNAADDYGTYLATGVTLFVGLQAFTNLSVALGLLPTKGLTLPFVSYGGSSLLVNCAAVGLLLNVSRPRDVSAITAQADDEGAPRNQVKDKAPRRGAKPDAVTSTDETQGRGRPVNERGPRARPATLSGRPRGSAA is encoded by the coding sequence ATGAGCGTGCTCGACCGCTTCCGCGCCCTTCGTGAAGCGCGCGCCGAGGAGGCCGCGGTCAGCGCGCCAACGCGTGCGCGCGAGTCCCGGCCGGATGGCACGGAGCCGCGCGTGGTCACCCGCAACGTCTCCATGCGCCCCGGGGCGCCGGACAGCGTCGCGGCCCCGGTCGCCACACCGAAGCAGGCTCCAGCGGGCCGCTTCCCGCGCGTGACCGGCACGGCCGACGTGGTCTTGGCCGCCACCATCATCGGGCTCGTCTTCTTCGGCGTGGTGATGGTCTACAGCGCCAGCGGCTCGCTCGCGACCAGCTTGTTCGACGACGGCTATCACTACCTCATCCGTCAGGCCATCTATGCCGTGGTGGGGCTCGGGATCATGGTGATCGTCGCGCGCGTGGACTACCACCGCTACCAGGCGGCGTACGTCACCTACCCCATCTTGATGGCGGCCTTCGCGCTGCTGGTGGTGGTGGCTCTCGGAGGCGGCCGCACCGTGGGCGGCGCGGCGCGCTGGATCGACCTCAAGGTGGTGCGCGTGCAGCCGGCCGAGATCGCCAAGCTGGCCATCATCTTCTACCTTTCGTACTCGCTCTCGAAGAAGCGCGACCAGCTGCGCGACTTCAAGATCGGCTTCCTGCCGCACATCCTGGTGGCGGGCGTGTTCATGCTGCTGTGCCAAATGCAGCCGGACTTCGGCAGCGCCGTCATGATCGGCGTGCTCACCGTGGTGCTGCTCTTCACGGCCGGCACCCGCGTCAACTACATTCTCGGCGCGGCGGCCATCGGCATCCCCCTGGCGTATGCGCTGATCACGAACTCCGAGTACCGCATGCGCCGCATCGAGGCGTTCGTGAACCCCTTCGCGGACCGCGCCGGCGTGGGCTACCAGATCGCCGAGTCGCTCATCAGCTTCGCGCAGGGAGGCATGTGGGGCGTGGGCATCGGCGACAGCCGTCAGAAGCACGCGTTCCTGCCCGAGGCCCACACCGACTTCATCAGCGCCATCGTGGGCGAAGAGCTGGGCCTGCTGGGCGTGAGCGTGCTGCTGCTGGCGTTCGTGCTGCTGGTCTATCGCGGGTTGCGCGCGGCCATGAACGCGGCGGACGACTACGGCACCTACCTGGCCACGGGCGTCACGCTCTTCGTGGGCCTGCAGGCGTTCACCAACCTCTCGGTGGCGCTAGGGCTCTTGCCCACCAAGGGCCTCACGCTGCCCTTCGTGTCGTACGGCGGCTCTTCGCTGTTGGTGAACTGCGCGGCCGTGGGGTTGTTGCTGAACGTGTCGCGTCCGCGCGACGTGAGCGCGATCACGGCGCAAGCGGACGACGAAGGCGCGCCGCGCAATCAGGTCAAAGACAAGGCACCGCGGAGGGGGGCGAAACCCGACGCGGTGACGAGCACGGACGAAACCCAAGGGCGCGGTCGACCCGTCAACGAGCGAGGCCCGCGAGCGCGGCCCGCCACGTTGAGCGGGCGGCCGAGAGGGAGCGCAGCATGA
- the murD gene encoding UDP-N-acetylmuramoyl-L-alanine--D-glutamate ligase: MTAPIHIRGKRFLVVGLGTSGLAAARLLVEQGARVCVNDLRSEAELGARAADVRALGAELVTGGHPVELFTAVDHIVVSPGVPPLAALTEAERAGVPISSEIELASWFVTGRIVGITGTNGKSTVTTLIGQMCERAGLPTFVGGNLGRPLVEVVGTPAAGPEGVVVVELSSFQLERVTHLRCHVALLLNVTDDHLDRYTGFADYVAAKARIFERQGAADFAILPAGDALCREAFEAQHTPAVPRFFGRAAAGSDQGVGVVDGVIVDTVSGLALPTAELKIRGGHNVDNACAAALAARSLGIDAAVITAVLREFPGLSHRMQHVVSSLGVTFYDDSKATNVGAAVAALDGLSELDSTGGRVVVIAGGRDKGGSYAPLVEAMRVRGRAAVLIGDATPLLRAAFEGEPLPRAEATSMDAAVKAAAELAQPGDVVVLAPACSSFDWYGGYAERGRDFQRAVKQLAESGGGQP; the protein is encoded by the coding sequence ATGACGGCGCCCATCCACATCCGCGGAAAGCGCTTCCTGGTGGTCGGCCTCGGCACGAGCGGCCTCGCCGCGGCGCGTTTGCTGGTGGAGCAGGGCGCGCGCGTGTGTGTCAACGACCTGCGCTCCGAGGCGGAGCTGGGCGCGAGGGCTGCCGACGTCCGCGCGCTCGGTGCCGAGCTGGTCACGGGGGGACATCCGGTCGAGCTGTTCACCGCGGTGGACCACATCGTGGTGTCGCCGGGGGTGCCGCCGCTCGCGGCGCTGACCGAGGCCGAGCGCGCGGGGGTTCCCATCTCGAGCGAGATCGAGCTGGCCTCGTGGTTCGTGACGGGCCGCATCGTGGGCATCACCGGCACCAACGGCAAGAGCACGGTCACCACGCTCATCGGCCAGATGTGCGAGCGCGCGGGGCTGCCCACCTTCGTGGGCGGCAACCTGGGGCGGCCGCTGGTGGAGGTGGTGGGCACGCCCGCCGCTGGGCCAGAGGGCGTGGTGGTGGTGGAGCTGAGCAGCTTCCAGCTGGAGCGCGTGACGCACCTGCGCTGCCACGTGGCCCTGCTGCTCAACGTCACCGACGACCACCTGGACCGCTACACCGGCTTCGCGGACTACGTGGCCGCCAAGGCGCGCATCTTCGAGCGCCAGGGGGCCGCGGACTTCGCCATCCTGCCGGCGGGTGACGCGCTCTGCCGTGAGGCCTTCGAGGCCCAGCATACGCCGGCTGTCCCGCGCTTCTTCGGGCGGGCCGCCGCCGGCAGCGACCAGGGCGTGGGCGTGGTGGACGGCGTCATCGTGGACACCGTGAGCGGCCTCGCGCTGCCCACGGCCGAGCTCAAGATCCGCGGCGGGCACAACGTGGACAACGCCTGTGCGGCGGCGCTCGCGGCGCGCTCGTTGGGCATCGACGCGGCCGTCATCACGGCCGTGCTGCGTGAGTTCCCCGGGCTCTCGCACCGCATGCAGCACGTGGTCTCGTCTCTCGGCGTCACCTTCTACGACGACTCGAAGGCCACCAACGTGGGCGCGGCCGTGGCGGCGCTCGACGGGCTCTCGGAGCTCGACAGCACCGGCGGGCGCGTGGTGGTCATCGCGGGCGGGCGTGACAAGGGCGGCAGCTACGCGCCGCTGGTCGAAGCCATGCGCGTGCGGGGCCGTGCCGCCGTGCTGATTGGCGACGCCACGCCGCTCCTGCGCGCGGCGTTCGAGGGCGAGCCGCTGCCGCGCGCCGAGGCCACCAGTATGGACGCCGCGGTGAAGGCCGCCGCCGAGCTGGCGCAACCCGGTGACGTGGTGGTGCTCGCGCCCGCCTGCAGCAGCTTCGATTGGTACGGCGGCTACGCCGAGCGCGGCCGTGACTTCCAGCGCGCCGTCAAGCAGCTCGCCGAGAGCGGGGGAGGGCAGCCATGA
- a CDS encoding phospho-N-acetylmuramoyl-pentapeptide-transferase, with the protein MIYYWLYPLHTHPELSFLNVLRYVPFRVLCATMTAMLLTFGLYPWFIRRLQRKQIGQVVRREGPESHFSKAGTPTMGGALMLLALVTATVLWADPANPLVWVVTAVTAAYGVVGYVDDAAKVQKKSTGGLAGRYKLLLQFGVALGVCGWLFMGEAGLPADWIEVRLRLSVPFLAFDKHPIELPAWLYVIFASFVMVGTSNAVNLTDGLDGLAIGPVMVNAGTYAILAYLAGLIFFGNNVAAYLDIPSVDAASELPIYCASVIGCGFGFLWYNTYPAQVFMGDVGSLALGGGLGALAVTTKNELLSILLGGIFVVEAVSVIIQVGYFKFSGGKRIFLMAPIHHHFEKKGWPEPRVIVRFWIISIMLAVASLATLKLR; encoded by the coding sequence ATGATCTACTACTGGCTGTACCCGCTGCACACGCACCCGGAACTCTCGTTCCTGAACGTGCTGCGCTACGTCCCGTTCCGCGTGCTGTGCGCCACCATGACGGCCATGCTGCTGACCTTCGGGCTCTACCCGTGGTTCATCCGCCGCCTGCAGCGCAAGCAGATTGGGCAGGTGGTGCGGCGCGAGGGGCCCGAGTCGCACTTCAGCAAGGCCGGCACGCCCACCATGGGTGGCGCGCTCATGCTGCTGGCGCTGGTGACGGCCACGGTGCTCTGGGCGGACCCCGCCAACCCGCTCGTGTGGGTGGTGACGGCGGTGACCGCGGCCTACGGCGTGGTGGGCTATGTAGACGACGCCGCCAAGGTCCAGAAGAAGAGCACGGGCGGCCTCGCCGGTCGCTACAAGCTGCTGCTGCAGTTCGGCGTGGCGCTCGGGGTGTGCGGCTGGCTCTTCATGGGCGAGGCGGGTCTCCCCGCCGACTGGATCGAGGTGCGCCTGCGCCTCTCGGTGCCCTTCCTGGCGTTCGACAAGCACCCCATCGAGCTGCCCGCGTGGCTCTACGTGATCTTCGCGTCGTTCGTGATGGTGGGCACCAGCAACGCCGTGAACCTGACCGACGGCCTCGACGGCCTGGCCATCGGCCCGGTCATGGTCAACGCAGGGACCTACGCCATCCTCGCGTACCTCGCGGGCCTCATCTTCTTCGGCAACAACGTGGCCGCGTACCTGGACATCCCGTCGGTGGACGCGGCCAGCGAGCTGCCCATCTACTGCGCTTCGGTCATCGGGTGTGGCTTCGGCTTCCTCTGGTACAACACGTACCCCGCGCAGGTCTTCATGGGCGACGTGGGCTCGCTGGCGCTGGGCGGCGGTCTCGGCGCGCTGGCCGTCACCACCAAGAACGAGCTGCTCAGCATCCTGCTGGGCGGCATCTTCGTGGTGGAGGCCGTCAGCGTCATCATCCAGGTGGGCTACTTCAAGTTCTCGGGGGGCAAGCGCATCTTCCTGATGGCGCCCATCCACCACCACTTCGAGAAGAAGGGCTGGCCCGAGCCGCGGGTCATCGTCCGCTTCTGGATCATCTCCATCATGCTGGCCGTGGCGAGCCTCGCCACGCTGAAGCTGCGGTGA
- a CDS encoding UDP-N-acetylmuramoyl-tripeptide--D-alanyl-D-alanine ligase, translating into MATAIPENQARFSLDQVATLTGGQLLPGTSGADVAVGVTLDSRRLTPGRLFVALAGDRHDAHAFLGAAEAAGAFVLVRKGHPALSEHPSLRGVAVDDTLFALGELARAHRAAWPGRVVGITGSMGKTTTKRLMAAGLAGVGTRVWATPGNLNNRVGVPMTLFVLDERYDHAVIEMGTSEPGEIARLAAIAQPDVGVVTHVAIAHTAGLGTLEDVAVEKGALFAALAPHQVAVGCGDDEHVARQLDRSPALRKVRYGLGPGNLWRAQVVSLDASGTRIALERAPDERDPGAQLELRLRMIGDAAAENIAAVAAVLEALGFVAHHSFHALAAVEPEPGRLVPRPLAGERLVLDDTYNANPASTAMAIKTAARIASEGGRPLVVVLGDMRELGRSSLGEHRAVGSMLAGLKARLLITTGPEMRAAARAARERGVQVHETGSSEAAALAALALVRDRDVVLVKGSRSMAMERVVAALTGHADRATDGAHP; encoded by the coding sequence ATGGCGACCGCGATCCCCGAGAACCAGGCGCGCTTCAGCCTCGATCAGGTGGCCACCCTCACGGGCGGACAGCTGCTGCCGGGCACCTCGGGAGCCGACGTGGCGGTCGGCGTGACCTTGGACTCGCGGCGGCTCACGCCGGGCCGCCTGTTCGTGGCGCTCGCGGGCGACCGGCACGACGCCCACGCCTTCTTGGGCGCGGCCGAGGCTGCCGGCGCGTTCGTGCTGGTGCGCAAGGGACACCCGGCGCTCAGCGAGCACCCGAGCCTGCGCGGCGTGGCCGTGGACGACACGCTGTTCGCGCTGGGTGAGCTCGCGCGCGCACACCGTGCGGCGTGGCCCGGGCGCGTGGTGGGCATCACCGGCAGCATGGGCAAGACCACCACCAAGCGGCTCATGGCGGCGGGCCTCGCGGGCGTGGGCACGCGCGTGTGGGCCACGCCGGGCAACCTGAACAACCGCGTGGGCGTGCCCATGACGCTGTTCGTGCTGGATGAGCGCTACGACCACGCGGTCATCGAGATGGGCACCAGCGAGCCGGGAGAGATCGCGCGCCTGGCGGCCATCGCCCAGCCCGACGTCGGCGTGGTCACGCACGTGGCCATCGCACACACCGCAGGGCTCGGCACGCTCGAAGACGTGGCCGTGGAGAAGGGCGCGCTCTTCGCCGCGCTCGCACCCCACCAGGTGGCCGTGGGATGTGGCGACGACGAGCACGTGGCGCGTCAGCTCGACCGCTCGCCAGCGCTCCGCAAGGTGCGCTACGGCCTCGGGCCGGGCAATTTGTGGCGCGCCCAGGTGGTCTCGCTCGACGCGAGCGGCACGCGCATCGCCCTCGAGCGCGCGCCCGACGAGCGTGATCCCGGCGCGCAGCTGGAGCTCCGGCTGCGCATGATCGGCGACGCCGCGGCCGAGAACATCGCCGCCGTGGCAGCCGTGCTGGAGGCCCTCGGCTTCGTGGCGCACCACAGCTTCCACGCGCTGGCCGCGGTGGAGCCCGAGCCCGGCCGCTTGGTGCCTCGCCCCCTGGCGGGCGAACGCCTGGTGCTGGACGACACCTACAACGCGAACCCCGCCAGCACGGCGATGGCCATCAAGACCGCGGCGCGCATCGCCAGCGAGGGCGGGCGTCCGCTGGTGGTCGTGCTGGGTGACATGCGCGAGCTGGGCCGCAGCAGCCTCGGCGAGCACCGCGCCGTGGGCAGCATGCTGGCTGGCCTGAAGGCGCGGCTACTCATCACCACCGGGCCCGAGATGCGGGCGGCGGCGAGGGCGGCGCGCGAGCGCGGGGTGCAGGTCCACGAGACCGGCAGCAGCGAGGCGGCTGCCCTGGCAGCGCTGGCGCTGGTCCGCGACCGGGACGTGGTGCTGGTGAAGGGCTCACGTTCCATGGCCATGGAGCGCGTGGTCGCGGCGCTCACTGGGCACGCAGACCGCGCCACCGATGGGGCACACCCATGA
- a CDS encoding UDP-N-acetylmuramoyl-L-alanyl-D-glutamate--2,6-diaminopimelate ligase, with the protein MPVTLAELVRSRVAESLQGDAAVAVTGVQRDSRRVSHGDLFVALPGEHVDGGEFAHAAARAGACAVLTSAPIEGLALPQLLASDVRRGLALASHLVYGEPSSALEVVGITGTNGKTTTSYLLEAILMAAGKRVGLIGTVAVRGPGYTTTSGYTTPEADDLVRYLAQAVSAGASHLVMEVSSHGLELQRVLGTRFAVCGFTNLSQDHLDFHPSMEAYGEAKALLFTQYAPRASVICVDGAFGAALAERAQGHVLRCSVRTESDAPLRVLAWSMTRAGMRATLHTPDGEHTLDSPMVGAHNLENLLVALGCAAAVGVPYADAVAACATLVGAPGRLERVPCEEDVAVFVDYAHTPDALERTVQALRALSPQRLITVFGCGGDRDRGKRPLMAQAACVASDLVVLTSDNPRTEEPERILDDVEAGFASTGIASVSPDRLSDATRAYTRVVDRREAIALAIRSAQPGDTVLIAGKGHEDYQIFGTTKVPFDDRVEAAAALAARARRQG; encoded by the coding sequence GTGCCGGTCACCCTGGCGGAGCTGGTGCGCTCGCGCGTGGCCGAGTCCCTACAGGGCGACGCTGCCGTGGCCGTGACGGGCGTGCAGCGCGACTCACGTCGTGTTTCGCACGGCGACCTGTTCGTGGCGCTGCCGGGCGAGCACGTGGACGGTGGCGAGTTCGCGCACGCGGCCGCGCGTGCAGGGGCTTGCGCGGTGCTGACCAGCGCGCCCATCGAGGGCCTCGCGCTCCCCCAGTTGCTCGCGTCCGACGTGCGTCGCGGCCTCGCGCTGGCGTCCCACCTGGTCTATGGCGAGCCCTCTTCCGCGCTCGAGGTGGTGGGCATCACCGGCACCAACGGCAAGACCACCACCAGCTACCTGCTCGAGGCCATCCTCATGGCGGCGGGCAAGCGCGTTGGCCTGATCGGGACTGTGGCGGTGCGCGGGCCGGGGTACACCACCACGTCGGGCTACACCACGCCAGAGGCCGACGACCTGGTGCGCTACCTGGCGCAGGCCGTGAGCGCGGGCGCGAGCCACCTCGTGATGGAGGTGTCCAGCCACGGGCTCGAGCTGCAGCGCGTGTTGGGCACGCGCTTCGCCGTGTGCGGCTTCACGAACCTCTCGCAGGACCACCTGGACTTCCACCCCAGCATGGAGGCCTACGGCGAGGCCAAGGCGCTGCTCTTCACGCAGTACGCGCCGCGCGCCAGCGTCATCTGCGTGGATGGTGCCTTCGGTGCCGCGCTGGCCGAGCGCGCCCAGGGTCACGTGCTGCGCTGCTCCGTGCGGACCGAGAGCGACGCGCCGCTGCGCGTGCTGGCCTGGTCGATGACGCGAGCCGGAATGCGCGCCACGCTGCACACGCCGGACGGCGAGCACACGCTCGACAGCCCCATGGTGGGCGCGCACAACCTCGAGAACCTGCTGGTGGCGCTGGGCTGTGCCGCCGCCGTGGGCGTGCCGTATGCCGACGCGGTGGCCGCCTGCGCCACGCTGGTGGGCGCGCCCGGTCGCCTCGAGCGCGTGCCGTGTGAGGAGGACGTGGCGGTGTTCGTGGACTACGCGCACACGCCCGACGCGCTCGAGCGCACCGTGCAGGCGCTGCGCGCGCTGAGCCCGCAGCGGCTGATCACCGTGTTCGGCTGCGGCGGCGACCGCGACCGCGGCAAGCGTCCGCTCATGGCGCAGGCCGCCTGCGTGGCGAGCGACCTGGTGGTGCTCACCAGCGACAACCCGCGCACCGAGGAGCCCGAGCGCATCCTCGACGACGTCGAGGCGGGCTTCGCCTCCACGGGCATCGCCAGCGTCTCGCCGGACCGGCTCTCGGACGCCACGCGCGCCTACACCCGTGTGGTGGACCGGCGCGAGGCCATCGCGCTGGCCATCCGTAGCGCGCAGCCCGGCGACACGGTGTTGATCGCCGGCAAGGGTCACGAGGACTACCAGATCTTCGGGACCACCAAGGTGCCCTTCGACGACCGCGTCGAGGCGGCCGCAGCGCTCGCCGCGCGAGCACGGAGGCAGGGCTGA
- a CDS encoding transpeptidase family protein translates to MNNLPFARRRWLKVRIAFLGLLLAGFAGRVLLRAYSVQIAEAPVIREHVQRLQTRNVRLSPKRGTIYDRHGAELAVSVDVDTVTANPRELRAAGRDPLATAQQLATVIRGLDVQTVARRLSEDRAFAFIKRHVTPQQAERIEALAIPGVRLEQEARRFYPNRELASHVLGFANVDGQGIEGIELFMEERLRGPEREFEAVRDRRGRVVYSDHLLDSTTQRGQDITLTIDKTIQHIAERELALAVQTFEARAGHVVVMDPNTGEILALANYPTFDPNSPGRFDVSARRNRAVTDRFEPGSTVKPFTIAGALAAGTIRANQTFDCGDGQMVVDEENTIRDSHHYQNLTPAQIIAFSSNIGTARIAATMGRSGLYRAMRRFGFGEQTGLPLPGETGGVLRHYRRWYEMDAATISFGQGMSVTSVQMATAMSAIANGGRLMRPTLIRRVHDADGELVEDNLPQVRRQVIPTATARLVADMMTAVTGPGGTGIEAAIDGYLVAGKTGTAQKADYVTGGYARDQWLSSFVGFVPAESPRLVISVVIDEPLIAHAGGIVAGPVFRRVGEAALRHLGVPPNGGGQALAEHSARLQRARRDARIAAREAARAAREGRAPEGVTEGAGALGNDDGVSGDEGVVAARDAYAGTLPPVPAIAHREPQEGEVLVPDVRGMSARAALITLHREGLMPRFEGSGIVVAQEPAPGAFGTAAAPVRLVLQRPRFDVDEAIEPEQTGTLASAPPAAGATSGRPL, encoded by the coding sequence ATGAACAACCTGCCCTTCGCGCGGCGTCGCTGGCTGAAGGTGCGCATCGCGTTCCTGGGGCTCTTGCTCGCTGGCTTCGCGGGCCGCGTGCTGTTGCGCGCGTACTCGGTGCAGATCGCGGAGGCGCCCGTCATCCGCGAGCACGTGCAGCGGCTGCAGACGCGCAACGTGCGCCTCTCGCCCAAGCGCGGGACCATCTACGACCGTCACGGCGCCGAGCTCGCCGTCAGCGTGGACGTGGACACCGTCACGGCCAACCCACGCGAGCTGCGCGCCGCAGGTCGCGATCCGCTGGCCACCGCGCAGCAGCTGGCCACCGTCATCCGTGGACTGGACGTGCAGACCGTGGCGCGCCGCCTCAGCGAAGACCGCGCCTTCGCGTTCATCAAGCGGCACGTGACGCCGCAGCAGGCGGAGCGCATCGAGGCGCTGGCCATCCCCGGCGTGCGTCTCGAGCAGGAGGCGCGGCGCTTCTACCCCAACCGCGAGCTGGCGTCGCACGTGCTGGGCTTCGCCAACGTGGACGGGCAGGGCATCGAGGGCATCGAGCTCTTCATGGAAGAGCGCCTGCGTGGACCCGAGCGCGAGTTCGAGGCCGTGCGCGACCGCCGTGGGCGCGTGGTGTATTCGGACCACCTCCTGGACAGCACCACGCAGCGCGGGCAGGACATCACGCTCACCATCGACAAGACCATCCAGCACATCGCCGAGCGCGAGCTGGCGCTGGCGGTGCAGACCTTCGAGGCGCGCGCCGGGCACGTGGTGGTGATGGACCCGAACACGGGCGAGATCCTGGCGCTGGCCAACTACCCCACCTTCGACCCCAACTCGCCGGGGCGCTTCGATGTCAGCGCCCGCCGCAACCGCGCGGTGACCGACCGCTTCGAGCCGGGCTCCACGGTCAAGCCCTTCACGATTGCGGGCGCGTTGGCCGCGGGCACCATCCGCGCGAACCAGACGTTCGACTGCGGCGACGGCCAGATGGTGGTGGACGAAGAGAACACCATCCGTGACTCGCACCACTACCAGAACCTGACGCCCGCGCAGATCATCGCCTTCTCCAGCAACATCGGCACGGCCCGCATCGCGGCCACCATGGGGCGAAGCGGGCTCTACCGCGCCATGCGTCGCTTCGGCTTTGGTGAGCAGACGGGCCTGCCGCTCCCCGGCGAGACCGGCGGCGTGCTGCGCCACTACCGGCGCTGGTACGAGATGGACGCGGCCACCATCTCGTTCGGGCAGGGCATGAGCGTCACGTCGGTGCAGATGGCCACGGCCATGAGCGCCATCGCCAACGGCGGGCGCCTGATGCGGCCCACCTTGATCCGCCGCGTCCACGACGCCGACGGCGAGCTCGTGGAGGACAACCTCCCGCAGGTGCGCCGGCAGGTCATCCCCACGGCCACGGCGCGCTTGGTGGCGGACATGATGACCGCGGTCACCGGGCCCGGCGGCACCGGCATCGAGGCCGCTATCGATGGCTACCTGGTCGCGGGCAAGACGGGCACGGCGCAGAAGGCGGACTACGTCACCGGCGGCTACGCGCGCGACCAGTGGCTGTCGTCGTTCGTGGGCTTCGTGCCGGCGGAGAGCCCGCGCCTGGTCATCTCGGTGGTCATCGACGAGCCGCTCATCGCGCACGCCGGTGGCATCGTGGCCGGGCCGGTGTTCCGTCGTGTGGGTGAGGCGGCCCTGCGTCACCTGGGCGTGCCCCCCAACGGTGGCGGCCAGGCGCTGGCCGAGCACTCGGCGCGGCTGCAGCGTGCGCGGCGTGACGCTCGCATCGCAGCCCGCGAGGCGGCTCGTGCCGCGCGTGAGGGCCGTGCGCCCGAGGGCGTGACCGAAGGCGCCGGAGCGCTGGGCAACGACGACGGCGTGAGCGGTGACGAGGGCGTGGTCGCGGCGCGCGACGCCTATGCCGGGACGTTGCCGCCCGTTCCGGCCATTGCCCACCGCGAGCCCCAAGAGGGCGAGGTGTTGGTCCCCGACGTGCGCGGCATGAGCGCCCGCGCGGCGCTGATCACCCTGCATCGCGAGGGGCTGATGCCGCGCTTCGAGGGCTCCGGAATCGTGGTGGCCCAGGAGCCCGCACCGGGCGCGTTCGGGACGGCTGCCGCGCCCGTGCGCCTCGTGCTGCAGCGCCCGCGCTTTGACGTGGACGAGGCCATCGAGCCCGAGCAGACCGGAACGCTGGCCAGCGCTCCACCCGCCGCCGGGGCAACGTCCGGGAGGCCGCTGTGA